In a genomic window of Wyeomyia smithii strain HCP4-BCI-WySm-NY-G18 chromosome 1, ASM2978416v1, whole genome shotgun sequence:
- the LOC129719040 gene encoding ATPase H(+)-transporting accessory protein 2 produces MTIGAKVGAAKMVRMFFLLFSLFAAANCDQLSILYSPKSLEFRGHSRLDVQSISDVFGASLGYSVAHPTEWDGLTVKDPFNMANGAMVLVVEGIETLKLEGAHAYELYGGSGSEMIGELVQKSADHNGVSFEVDLKDSSDSFTTPLGTVQPDDEEVEPHYLKPKTNKADSDFLRQVSFVNGLADLLVTSTDDNIPAVHIVRVSLEALLAAHEPTSPAVAEARKLLSNALTELKTAAEKAFDGSVVVGLITSTEAPLARSKRQAETPKETNEYNFAQKYDSNYPVIFNIVLWFSVVIVFSLLAISIAIATMDPGRDSIIYRMTSTRMKKEN; encoded by the exons ATGACCATTGGTGCAAAAGTTGGAGCTGCGAAGATGGTCCGGATGTTTTTCCTTCTATTCTCACTGTTTGCTGCGG CGAACTGTGACCAGCTTTCGATTCTATATTCTCCGAAGTCTCTCGAGTTTCGAGGACACAGCCGACTGGATGTGCAATCCATATCGGACGTATTTGGTGCTTCCCTTGGGTACTCAGTCGCACACCCCACCGAATGGGATGGCCTGACCGTGAAAGACCCCTTCAACATGGCCAATGGAGCAATGGTTCTCGTTGTCGAGGGTATTGAAACACTGAAGCTCGAG GGAGCGCATGCTTACGAACTATACGGTGGGTCAGGTTCGGAAATGATCGGAGAGCTGGTTCAAAAATCAGCAGATCACAACGGTGTTAGTTTCGAAGTTGATTTGAAAGATTCG TCGGACAGTTTCACGACTCCACTGGGAACTGTTCAGCCAGACGATGAAGAGGTGGAGCCGCACTATCTAAAACCTAAAACGAACAAGGCCGACTCAGACTTTCTGCGCCAAGTCTCGTTTGTTAACGGACTAGCCGATCTGCTGGTTACTTCAACCGATGACAACATACCTGCTGTCCATATTGTTCGCGTTTCATTGGAAGCACTTCTGGCCGCTCATGAACCGACGTCACCAGCTGTTGCCGAAGCACGCAAGCTTTTGTCAAATGCACTGACTGAATTAAAAACTGCTGCTGAGAAGGCTTTCGATGGTTCTGTCGTTGTTGGTCTGATCACCTCTACCGAGGCGCCTTTGGCTCGATCAAAGCGCCAGGCTGAAACTCCCAAAGAAACGAATGAA TACAATTTTGCACAAAAGTACGACAGCAACTATCCGGTGATCTTCAACATTGTGCTGTGGTTCAGCGTTGTTATAGTGTTTTCTTTGCTGGCGATCTCAATTGCCATTGCAACGATGGATCCGGGTAGGGATTCTATCATCTACCGAATGACATCAACGAGAATGAAGAAGGAGAACTAA